From the Babylonia areolata isolate BAREFJ2019XMU chromosome 33, ASM4173473v1, whole genome shotgun sequence genome, one window contains:
- the LOC143276902 gene encoding uncharacterized protein LOC143276902, with translation MAALKRAAQRVMRIAIPMTSYPAVEVGSMRQTVTASGRVPCSLMSKIQPFSSFWSNPKHMFHQIYILSSAATHRLRPHSIEDLIKPDLTSGRNPQRNASTSRLNTRKETVTKEHTSQPDCPPTSIQKDYQATNIKNTQENLPTSNGNTRRTKSSLDEAQKKLVPSDKRTRKFELYRAESGHADITSASGLADVAPASRLADVTSASGLVDVAAASGQPLVLLFPFRGSTAKLREKYCRVYQKLGLDVLCLSEGMTVSVCSVPPLIRMVTRQVMQVLQDESRPFTKQPLIVHCMSGGYMFTGSMLMEMQAYATSSIPANLQHSITNLASSMTPAFLTSIASKTGARSTVSPMVGNTESHCSEDSGMTDLRDRIMGMVLDCPVLTPYLARRGIDISVRNPYRRAPLRACLSLFSPLSDLFYNQYAEAMVTLDSSPKLILHSLSDPLCPKEHVDGLVSKLESQGVPVQTEVFHGADHVRLLGKDPEKYQQAIHQFVRNLGLAGV, from the exons ATGGCTGCACTAAAGAGAGCCGCTCAACGAGTAATGCGCATCGCCATTCCCATGACGTCATATCCGGCAGTTGAAGTGGGCTCCATGAGACAAACTGTCACCGCCTCTGGGAGAGTGCCATGTTCTTTGATGTCCAAG ATTCAACCATTTTCCAGCTTCTGGTCCAACCCCAAACACATGTTTCATCAAATCTACATTCTGAGTTCTGCTGCCACACACAGACTTCGCCCACATTCCATTGAAGACCTCATAAAGCCTGATCTGACCTCTGGAAGGAACCCACAAAGGAACGCTTCCACATCGCGTctgaacacaagaaaagaaacagtaaCTAAAGAACACACATCTCAGCCTGACTGTCCTCCTACAAGCATACAAAAGGATTATCAAGCTACGAACATCAAAAACACACAAGAGAACCTCCCAACTTCCAACGGAAACACCCGAAGAACCAAGTCTTCTCTTGACGAGGCACAAAAAAAGCTGGTTCCCTCTGACAAACGCACGCGGAAGTTCGAGCTCTACCGTGCAGAATCAGGCCATGCTGACATCACCTCTGCTTCTGGCCTTGCTGACGTCGCCCCCGCTTCCAGACTTGCTGACGTCACTTCCGCTTCCGGCCTCGTTGACGTCGCCGCCGCTTCCGGACAGCCGCTGGTGTTGCTGTTTCCTTTTCGGGGCTCGACAGCAAAACTGCGGGAGAAGTACTGCAGAGTGTACCAGAAGCTGGGTCTGGACGTCCTGTGCCTGTCAGAGGggatgactgtgtctgtgtgctctgtgCCGCCCTTGATTCGCATGGTCACCAGACAGGTCATGCAGGTTTTACAG GACGAGTCCCGCCCTTTCACCAAGCAGCCCCTCATCGTGCACTGCATGTCCGGTGGATACATGTTCACCGGCAGCATGCTAATGGAGATGCAAGCCTAcgccacctcctccatccctgcCAACCTTCAGCACAGCATCACCAACCTGGCCAGCTCAATGACACCAGCATTTCTCACCTCCATCGCCTCAAAGACCGGTGCCAGGTCCACAGTCTCCCCCATGGTCGGGAACACCGAGAGCCATTGTTCTGAAGATTCGGGGATGACAGACCTGAGGGATCGGATCATGGGCATGGTGTTGGACTGTCCAGTGCTCACCCCTTACCTTGCCAGACGAGGGATCGACATCTCCGTCCGTAACCCTTACCGCCGTGCCCCACTCAGAGCCTGCCTGTCTCTATTCTCCCCTCTCAGCGATCTCTTCTACAACCAGTATGCGGAGGCCATGGTGACTCTGGACTCCAGCCCTAAACTCATCCTGCATTCCCTGTCAGACCCTCTGTGTCCCAAAGAACATGTGGACGGGTTGGTGTCGAAGCTGGAAAGCCAGGGAGTCCCTGTTCAGACTGAGGTGTTCCATGGAGCAGACCATGTGCGACTTCTGGGGAAGGACCCGGAGAAGTACCAGCAAGCGATCCACCAGTTTGTACGGAACTTGGGCTTGGCTGGGGTGTGA